A stretch of the Gossypium hirsutum isolate 1008001.06 chromosome D07, Gossypium_hirsutum_v2.1, whole genome shotgun sequence genome encodes the following:
- the LOC107954059 gene encoding ethylene-responsive transcription factor-like protein At4g13040: MVSLRRRKLLGLCSGKSSFLSPLSRFFCNGNPPESSSQNAKSISVHPMPSDPVNHIHGKSIVKVHSGSPNVSGSSKEPHYQPFSGQTIKRRKRHRRKHVQNQEPCLMRGVYFKNMKWQAAIKVDKKQIHLGTVGSQEEAARLYDRAAFMCGREPNFELPEEEKQELSRFKWDEFLAYTRRSITNKKYKQRLGVEPQKRSEPVIENSDLDSKRGADSSSASEEVGPDT, encoded by the exons ATGGTGAGCTTACGGAGACGGAAGCTTCTTGGACTCTGCTCTG GGAAGAGTTCGTTTCTCAGTCCACTTTCTAGATTCTTTTGTAACGGAAATCCACCGGAAAGTTCGAGTCAAAATGCAAAATCAATCAGTGTGCATCCCATGCCCTCAGATCCCGTCAACCATATTCATGGG AAAAGCATTGTTAAGGTTCACTCTGGATCACCAAATGTTTCTGGTTCATCAAAAGAGCCTCATTATCAACCTTTTTCAG GGCAAACGATTAAGCGGAGGAAAAGGCATAGGAGGAAGCATGTTCAAAACCAAGAACCGTGTCTCATGAGGGGTGTATACTTCAAAAATATGAAATGGCAGGCTGCAATAAAAGTTGACAAGAAGCAGATTCACTTAGGGACTGTTGGTTCGCAAGAAGAAGCTGCTCGTTTATATGATAG AGCTGCATTCATGTGCGGAAGGGAACCGAACTTTGAGCTTCCTGAGGAGGAAAAGCAAGAGCTTAGTAGATTCAAGTGGGATGAGTTCTTGGCATACACTCGTCGTTCGATTACCAACAAAA AATACAAGCAAAGACTCGGGGTCGAACCCCAGAAGAGATCCGAACCTGTAATAGAGAACAGCGACCTGGACAGCAAACGAGGAGCCGATAGCTCCTCGGCTTCTGAAGAGGTAGGGCCAGATACTTAA